The following is a genomic window from Rutidosis leptorrhynchoides isolate AG116_Rl617_1_P2 chromosome 8, CSIRO_AGI_Rlap_v1, whole genome shotgun sequence.
GAGGAGGTCTGTACTCCTTTGGCTTTGCAGGATCGACAAAAATAACCCATCCGTCTAAAAACTTTGCATTCATTTCTTCACGAGCCTTCTCAGCTTCTTCTATTGATGCATATGTGACAAAAGCAAACCCTTTTGATCTTTGACTGGCTCTATCCATAATCACTTTTGCTGCAAGGTTAAAAAAACGGTAGACGACAATGTTAAACAAGCGTATGATTATGTGGGGAGGTTGGATGTAAAACTACAGAAAGTAATAATGTTTTTCTTTACCCTCAACAAGCTGGCCAAAAGGAGCGAATGCTTCTTTGAGTTTCTCATCAGTTGTATTCCTGTTTAAGCCTGCAAATATGGTTAATAAGATAACATTAACAACGTCTCGCAAGCAATGTAAGAATCCAATGACTATGCTAGATCAAAACCATACACGTAAACAATAACGTCAATTAAGTTATAAACAAAAGATGAAGTATCAATCCATCAAACATCACTTATGACGCAAATATATTCATCTTCATTATGACCTCCATTCCGAAAAGGGACTTGCCTCCCGTGAATATACTTAGGGGGTGTTTAGGGGCATCTATTTGAAGCTTTTTAGCAGGGGCGGGCCAAAGGGGGAGCAACCCAATCGACCGCTTGGGGCACAAGGTTTTTAGGGGCCAATTTTCTATATACATACAGACACAATAAAAGATTTGAAAAACAGGGGAACTAGGGAAACACAACTGAAGCATGCGAAGCACGATAGACCCAAAAACAACAATCAAAAACcccagaaaaaaaaaaagaaatcaaagTCCACTAGCATTATAGAAAGGCCCAAAGGACCTTTTTTAAAAATATGGTAGGGCATAAGGGCCTTTTTTTCACCTCGTACTTAAATTCTCAGGACCGCCGCTGCTTTTTAGTTTATTTCAACATAAAAAGCTTGTGTTTTAGTGTTTGGATGAGCTTATTTGCTTATTAGTGAGAGGATATAAGGTTGAAATAGGATCCATTGTTCTAGTACTTAATCTTATGGTTTATATTAGCAtactatacatatatgattttacatAATATAAACACCTAAAATTCCCTGCAATTTGCACTTGAACACAAATAAAATTATACTCGTAACACATACTTTGGCAACCTATTTTTACtagtataataaaataaataatatttcagTCTACACTACATATCATCATCAAAATCAAACAGatacatacacacatataaatGTATTTACAACATAAATCCACACTTTTTACAAATCtcaaagtatattacatatactaatctACATAAAGTCGACAATTGCAGAAATAAAACATACGATTTAAGAAGAAATGAAGTAAAATAGTAAATGCATAAAATATATGGTATAAAATTACCGCTGATAAAGAGCTTTGGAGCAGTTAGGGTTGAGCTAAACCGAGATGATGTCAACTGAGATTTCATAACCGAAGATGATCCGCTTAGAACATTACGAAAAGCCGAGTAA
Proteins encoded in this region:
- the LOC139864424 gene encoding organelle RRM domain-containing protein 2, mitochondrial, which codes for MALYSAFRNVLSGSSSVMKSQLTSSRFSSTLTAPKLFISGLNRNTTDEKLKEAFAPFGQLVEAKVIMDRASQRSKGFAFVTYASIEEAEKAREEMNAKFLDGWVIFVDPAKPKEYRPPPKPESQQSSEFGFKTNKTIGWCGN